One part of the Dyadobacter sp. 676 genome encodes these proteins:
- a CDS encoding SAM-dependent methyltransferase — translation MNDSGISLYLIPTILADGTQNNVLSPQIRDAVQRLDIFFVENVRTARRFISSLKLGKVIDELTFIELHKDTPEAETVASLRNLSRSAGVISEAGCPGVADPGAVAVRIAHELGVRVVPLVGPSSILLALMASGMSGQSFVFHGYLPIDKVQRRKALQALERNARQFQQTQIFMETPFRNNQLLDAVMEACSPESSLCIAANVTAADEFIRTMPVGKWKAAKPDLHKIPAIFLLG, via the coding sequence ATGAACGATTCCGGGATTTCACTGTACTTAATCCCTACGATACTGGCCGATGGTACCCAAAACAATGTGCTTTCCCCGCAAATCAGGGATGCTGTGCAGCGCCTGGATATTTTCTTCGTGGAAAACGTTCGCACTGCGAGGCGGTTCATCAGCAGCCTGAAACTCGGCAAGGTCATCGATGAACTGACATTTATTGAACTCCATAAAGATACCCCCGAAGCTGAAACAGTTGCATCTCTCCGTAACCTCTCCCGAAGCGCCGGTGTGATATCCGAAGCCGGCTGCCCGGGCGTGGCCGACCCGGGGGCGGTGGCCGTGCGCATCGCGCATGAGCTGGGCGTACGCGTGGTGCCGCTGGTGGGGCCGTCGTCTATCCTGCTGGCATTGATGGCCTCGGGAATGAGCGGCCAGTCGTTCGTATTCCATGGTTACCTTCCGATCGATAAAGTCCAGCGCAGGAAAGCCTTGCAGGCGCTGGAACGGAATGCGCGGCAATTTCAACAGACGCAGATTTTCATGGAAACACCCTTCCGGAACAATCAGTTGCTGGACGCGGTAATGGAAGCGTGCTCACCCGAATCGTCGTTATGCATAGCAGCCAATGTAACGGCCGCGGATGAATTTATCAGGACAATGCCCGTCGGGAAATGGAAGGCGGCAAAACCGGACCTGCACAAAATACCGGCAATTTTCCTCCTCGGATAG
- the pssA gene encoding CDP-diacylglycerol--serine O-phosphatidyltransferase: MIRRNIPNALTCGNLLCGCIGVVEAFHNNLILSCVLIGVALIFDFLDGFMARLLKVTSPIGRDLDSLADVVTFGVLPSIIVYQLLMQSIPDLFGIWKAYFAFVIAIFSAIRLAKFNNDPRQSDSFIGVPTPANAMLIASLPLIVHTESDFWKDIIIDTNNLLILTVVMSLALVMELPLIALKFKNFGWKGNESRFVLIGLTLVLLVTLKFLAVPAILIVYVLLSLADNLRKKAA, encoded by the coding sequence ATGATCCGACGCAACATCCCCAATGCGCTTACCTGCGGTAACCTGCTCTGCGGCTGCATTGGCGTGGTGGAAGCATTCCACAATAACCTGATCCTTTCCTGCGTGCTCATCGGCGTCGCGCTGATCTTCGATTTTCTGGATGGCTTCATGGCCCGGCTGCTGAAAGTAACCTCGCCCATAGGCCGCGACCTGGATTCGCTTGCCGACGTCGTAACGTTCGGCGTGCTGCCATCGATTATCGTTTATCAGTTATTAATGCAAAGCATTCCCGACCTGTTCGGGATATGGAAGGCCTATTTCGCATTCGTCATAGCGATTTTCTCGGCGATCCGCCTGGCGAAGTTCAATAACGACCCACGGCAATCGGATTCGTTCATCGGCGTGCCCACACCCGCCAATGCGATGTTGATCGCCTCTCTCCCGCTAATCGTGCACACGGAGAGCGACTTTTGGAAGGATATCATTATCGATACAAACAACCTGCTTATTCTTACAGTGGTAATGTCCCTTGCGCTCGTGATGGAGCTGCCGCTGATCGCACTCAAATTCAAGAATTTCGGCTGGAAAGGCAATGAGTCACGTTTTGTGCTCATCGGGCTGACCCTCGTTTTACTCGTTACCCTGAAATTCCTCGCCGTTCCGGCCATCCTGATCGTGTACGTACTTCTTTCCCTCGCCGACAACCTCAGGAAAAAGGCGGCATGA
- a CDS encoding TonB-dependent receptor has product MTTSSINGFITDASGEFLPGATVTAVHEPSGTTYGTVTTEAGRYTFPSVRIGGPYKITVTYVGFSEQSKSNVFAELGLAASVNITLKEGGTQLEEVLITSDAAQLFNGERTGAASSINTEQLRTLPTVTRSISDFTRLSPQSNGGNSFGGRDGRYNNFQVDGANFNNGFGLNDNPLPGGGGLSIDAIEEIQINIAPYDVRQSGFSGAGINAVTRSGTNKFVGSAYGFFNNQNFQGKKVNGDEITRPDATSQTLGFRLGGPLIKNKLFFFVNAEHIKKTGSGVGAVNLWKASENGVADPSRNISRTRRSDLEAVRNHLINQWGYDPGAYEDYANDNSEKTTSFLARIDWNINAKNKLAVRYNQVESSAPSLVNANSGAYPRTPFETGRVSSLSMSFANTMYSTKNIVRSITAELNSEITPRLSNQFLATYSRIQATRSSPSKEFPMIDIGFAGDSLRKAGVTTYQNYISAGYELFTYGNDVLNDNFIITNNLNYTVGRHNFTSGISFEMQKFGNRYLRNGTSYYRYASVEEFLTTGTPNEVAPLQFALTYPYEGQDPYAPIKYGLPSIYIQDKFDISERFTLTAGIRAEMPVFLNDLTPNTSS; this is encoded by the coding sequence GTGACTACTTCATCAATCAACGGTTTCATTACAGACGCCAGTGGCGAATTTTTGCCGGGTGCTACGGTTACTGCCGTACACGAGCCTTCCGGTACTACTTATGGTACCGTTACGACCGAGGCGGGGCGTTACACATTTCCTTCAGTGCGCATTGGCGGGCCTTACAAAATTACTGTGACATATGTTGGCTTTTCAGAACAGAGTAAGTCCAACGTATTTGCCGAACTTGGCCTGGCGGCGAGTGTTAACATCACACTCAAAGAGGGTGGGACACAACTGGAAGAAGTCTTGATCACTTCCGATGCCGCGCAGTTGTTTAACGGGGAACGGACCGGTGCAGCGTCTTCAATTAATACCGAACAATTACGCACATTGCCTACGGTTACCCGCAGCATCTCGGACTTTACCCGCCTGAGTCCGCAGTCCAACGGAGGAAACAGTTTTGGAGGGCGCGATGGACGTTATAATAATTTCCAGGTAGACGGTGCCAATTTTAACAATGGTTTTGGATTGAATGACAACCCACTTCCTGGCGGAGGAGGCTTGTCGATAGACGCGATCGAAGAGATACAAATCAATATTGCTCCTTATGACGTAAGGCAAAGCGGCTTTTCAGGGGCCGGGATCAATGCAGTAACCCGCAGCGGGACGAACAAATTTGTAGGCTCTGCCTACGGATTCTTCAACAACCAGAATTTTCAAGGAAAGAAAGTAAATGGAGATGAAATTACCCGTCCTGATGCAACCAGCCAGACACTCGGTTTCAGGTTAGGCGGGCCGCTGATAAAGAACAAATTGTTTTTCTTTGTTAACGCAGAGCATATCAAGAAAACGGGTTCGGGCGTGGGTGCAGTCAATTTATGGAAAGCGTCTGAAAATGGCGTGGCCGACCCAAGTAGGAACATTTCCAGAACCAGGAGATCTGATCTGGAAGCAGTTCGTAATCACCTGATCAACCAGTGGGGATACGACCCGGGCGCTTATGAAGACTATGCGAACGACAACAGTGAAAAAACGACTTCATTTCTGGCGCGCATTGACTGGAATATCAATGCAAAAAACAAACTGGCAGTCCGCTATAACCAGGTAGAAAGTTCGGCTCCGTCATTGGTGAACGCAAATTCGGGTGCTTATCCGCGTACTCCATTCGAGACGGGACGTGTGAGTTCGCTCTCAATGTCGTTCGCCAATACCATGTATTCGACCAAAAATATCGTGCGCTCGATTACAGCGGAGTTGAACAGTGAAATCACCCCGAGATTGTCGAACCAATTTCTTGCTACTTACAGCCGTATCCAGGCAACACGCAGTTCTCCAAGCAAAGAATTCCCGATGATAGACATTGGCTTTGCAGGAGATAGCCTGAGAAAGGCGGGCGTGACAACCTACCAAAACTATATTAGCGCCGGTTATGAGTTATTTACTTACGGAAACGATGTGTTGAATGATAATTTCATCATCACCAACAATCTCAACTACACTGTTGGGAGGCATAATTTCACTAGTGGAATAAGTTTCGAAATGCAGAAATTCGGGAACAGATATCTCCGCAATGGAACATCTTATTACCGTTATGCTTCAGTTGAGGAATTTCTTACAACGGGAACGCCCAATGAAGTAGCGCCGTTGCAATTCGCACTGACCTATCCGTATGAAGGCCAGGATCCATATGCGCCTATCAAATATGGCCTTCCGTCCATTTATATTCAAGACAAATTCGATATTTCCGAACGATTCACTTTAACAGCGGGTATCCGGGCTGAAATGCCGGTGTTCCTGAACGACCTTACTCCTAACACTTCCAGTTGA
- a CDS encoding alpha/beta fold hydrolase, with amino-acid sequence MQLNFKQIGDTGKPLLILHGVFGFLDNWLTIGKAISEHGYRVYLVDQRNHGRSPHEAPLNFPTMAADLREFLNQQNIGSPILLGHSMGGKTVMEYAVTYPGSFDALVIVDIGPKAYPIHHTKILKGLNAIPIGQIENRNQADEILSEYEPLPGVRQFLLKNLYRKEEGGFAWRFNLPLLTTDMANVGAQVKSNTPVGTPALFMRGANSNYILDEDWEDIVKLFPNAQLKTIEGAGHWVQADQPKAFVSTLLEFLDGVI; translated from the coding sequence ATGCAACTCAATTTTAAGCAAATAGGCGACACAGGCAAACCCCTGCTCATATTGCACGGCGTTTTTGGTTTTCTCGACAACTGGCTGACAATCGGAAAGGCCATTTCGGAACATGGTTATCGTGTTTACCTCGTCGACCAGCGCAACCATGGCCGCTCACCCCATGAAGCGCCCCTGAACTTCCCGACAATGGCAGCAGATTTGAGGGAGTTCCTCAATCAGCAAAACATCGGTTCTCCCATCCTTTTAGGGCATTCGATGGGTGGAAAAACGGTCATGGAATATGCCGTGACGTATCCCGGCAGCTTCGATGCGCTGGTGATAGTCGACATAGGCCCGAAAGCCTACCCTATTCACCACACCAAAATCCTGAAAGGTTTGAACGCCATTCCGATCGGGCAGATCGAAAACCGCAACCAGGCCGACGAGATCCTGAGTGAATATGAACCGTTACCAGGCGTGCGGCAATTTTTGCTAAAAAACCTGTACAGAAAGGAAGAGGGCGGCTTCGCCTGGCGCTTTAACCTGCCATTGCTTACAACCGACATGGCTAATGTAGGCGCGCAGGTGAAATCGAACACGCCGGTCGGCACCCCGGCACTGTTCATGCGGGGCGCGAATTCAAATTACATTCTTGACGAAGATTGGGAAGATATCGTGAAGCTGTTTCCGAATGCACAACTGAAAACGATCGAAGGAGCAGGGCACTGGGTGCAGGCCGATCAGCCGAAAGCGTTCGTTAGCACCCTGCTGGAATTTCTGGACGGAGTTATCTGA
- a CDS encoding MBL fold metallo-hydrolase, producing the protein MVQVKTFVFNPFSENTYLLHDETGEVIIIDPGCYDRSEVDELAEYIKVNALKPVQIVNTHAHIDHVLGVAALKRKYGIPFALHKLDEPLLKAVRTYASNYGFSAFEEPEIDRFIGEGQTIEFGNTSLRIIFVPGHAPGHVAFVNDAGKFVIGGDTLFRMSIGRTDLPGGDHATLLHSIREQLFTLPEDFTVYAGHMEPTTIGFEKRNNPFFR; encoded by the coding sequence ATGGTACAGGTAAAGACTTTTGTTTTCAATCCATTTTCTGAAAATACCTACTTGCTCCACGACGAAACGGGCGAGGTGATCATCATCGATCCGGGCTGTTACGACAGGTCGGAAGTCGATGAACTGGCGGAATATATCAAAGTAAATGCCCTGAAACCGGTTCAGATCGTAAACACACACGCGCATATAGACCACGTTTTGGGCGTAGCGGCGCTGAAACGAAAATACGGCATTCCCTTTGCATTGCACAAACTCGACGAACCTCTTTTAAAGGCCGTCAGGACGTATGCTTCCAATTATGGTTTCTCCGCCTTCGAAGAGCCGGAAATCGACCGGTTTATCGGCGAAGGCCAGACTATTGAATTCGGCAATACATCCCTGAGAATCATATTCGTACCCGGCCACGCGCCCGGGCATGTAGCTTTCGTGAACGATGCCGGTAAATTCGTGATCGGCGGCGACACTCTTTTCCGTATGAGCATAGGCCGTACCGATCTTCCCGGCGGCGATCACGCTACGCTGTTGCACAGCATAAGGGAGCAGTTATTTACATTGCCCGAAGACTTTACCGTTTACGCCGGCCATATGGAACCCACCACCATTGGTTTTGAAAAAAGAAATAACCCTTTCTTCCGATAA
- a CDS encoding beta-ketoacyl-ACP synthase III, whose product MTFSRITGLGFYVPDNIITNDDLTQWMDTSDEWIRERTGIQERRYFQYGKDTNYSMAATASRQALKRAGLTPNDVDVIVYATITPDYFFPGSAFLMQRELGMDGRPVIDIREQCSGFVYALSIADQFIKSGMYKTALVVGSEIQSSWIDKSTAGRNTAVIFGDGAGAAVVSATDDPQHCILSTHLHADGRFAEELYVKDPGSSRAGRPVSREVLESGGHNVYMNGNAVFKHAIVRFGEVIQEALEANGYSASDIDLLVPHQANIRISDYVRQQLGLAESQVINNLQRFGNTTAASIPIALTEAWEAGKVNEGDLVCLAAFGSGFTWASALIRW is encoded by the coding sequence ATGACATTTTCCCGAATTACCGGTTTAGGCTTTTACGTCCCCGACAATATCATTACCAACGACGACCTTACCCAATGGATGGACACCTCCGACGAATGGATCCGCGAACGAACGGGCATTCAGGAGCGCCGCTATTTCCAATACGGGAAGGATACCAATTACAGTATGGCGGCCACAGCCTCACGGCAGGCATTGAAGAGGGCCGGGCTTACGCCGAACGACGTCGACGTGATCGTTTACGCTACCATCACACCCGATTATTTCTTCCCGGGCTCCGCCTTCCTCATGCAGCGCGAGCTGGGCATGGACGGGAGGCCGGTGATCGACATCCGCGAGCAGTGCTCGGGCTTTGTGTATGCGCTTTCCATCGCCGACCAGTTTATCAAATCGGGAATGTACAAGACGGCGCTGGTCGTGGGTTCGGAAATTCAGTCGTCCTGGATCGACAAAAGTACGGCCGGACGGAACACGGCGGTAATTTTCGGGGACGGCGCGGGCGCTGCTGTGGTTTCCGCCACGGACGATCCCCAACATTGTATATTATCTACACACCTCCACGCCGACGGGCGGTTCGCCGAGGAACTTTATGTAAAGGATCCGGGAAGCAGCCGGGCGGGGCGTCCGGTGAGTCGGGAGGTGCTCGAATCCGGCGGTCACAATGTTTATATGAATGGGAACGCGGTTTTCAAACATGCGATCGTACGCTTTGGGGAAGTGATCCAGGAAGCCCTGGAAGCCAACGGGTATTCGGCTTCCGACATCGACCTGCTGGTCCCGCACCAGGCCAATATCCGCATCAGCGATTACGTCAGGCAGCAGCTAGGGCTTGCTGAATCCCAGGTTATCAATAACTTACAGCGTTTCGGAAACACAACGGCCGCCTCCATTCCGATCGCCCTGACGGAGGCCTGGGAAGCCGGAAAAGTAAATGAAGGCGACCTGGTTTGCCTGGCGGCGTTCGGAAGCGGGTTTACATGGGCTTCGGCATTGATCAGATGGTAG
- a CDS encoding CoA-binding protein — MKRTLIIGATSNPSRYAYLAAQKLRHYGHPILLIGRRKGFALGEEINTDKTDWKDVDTVTLYINPSHQPEYYDYIVSLNPKRVIFNPGTENPEFKDILIDKNIIPIEGCTLVMLSTGQF; from the coding sequence ATGAAACGTACACTCATCATCGGAGCAACTTCAAACCCATCCAGATACGCTTACCTGGCTGCACAGAAACTCAGGCATTATGGTCATCCCATATTACTCATCGGACGCAGGAAAGGCTTTGCATTAGGAGAGGAAATCAATACAGACAAAACTGACTGGAAAGACGTAGATACCGTCACTTTGTACATCAACCCGAGCCACCAACCTGAATACTACGATTACATCGTTTCTCTAAATCCTAAACGCGTTATCTTCAACCCTGGTACAGAGAATCCTGAATTTAAGGATATTTTAATTGATAAAAATATCATACCAATAGAAGGCTGCACTTTGGTGATGTTGTCGACCGGACAATTCTAG